A section of the Paralichthys olivaceus isolate ysfri-2021 chromosome 16, ASM2471397v2, whole genome shotgun sequence genome encodes:
- the LOC109637894 gene encoding protein ABHD8-like, which translates to MLTSITEGILCCLTGKADSLVLPLESSEPSDGFEFVEVKPGRVLRVRHIVPERQPVVTEDQVAVKEKTDGNCDDVSSPECNESNTGSSVHCKRKITVYRNGQLVIENLGDVLHSEILQCQDGDLEPCSTVEVELADYKEIASSPDPNPVPPPVPPPPGTQKPAPPPRRRRRKPKRTVFIDSNRVISSCKGTQSDVALFFVHGVGGSLDIWGSQLDFFSRLGYEVIAPDLAGHGASTAPQIAAAYTFYALAEDLRAIFKRYARKRNILIGHSYGVSFCTFLAHEYPDLVHKVVMINGGGPTALEPSLCSIFQLPSCVLHCLSPCLAWSFLKAGFARQGTKEKQLLKQGNAFNVSPFVLRAMMSGQYWPEGDEVYHAELTVPILLVHGMCDKFVPMDEDQRMAEILLFAFLKVIEEGSHMVMMECPDTVNTLLHEFFLWEPDMSKKDSSKTDAEKTVAASDTLHTLKINKSMDK; encoded by the exons ATGCTGACCAGCATCACTGAGGGGATCCTCTGCTGCCTGACTGGGAAGGCTGACAGTCTGGTCTTGCCCTTGGAGTCGTCAGAACCCTCCGATGGGTTTGAGTTTGTGGAGGTGAAACCTGGGAGAGTCCTGCGAGTGCGACACATTGTCCCTGAGCGTCAACCCGTGGTGACGGAAGACCAAGTTGCAGTCAAAGAGAAGACGGACGGCAACTGCGACGATGTCAGCTCTCCTGAGTGTAATGAGAGCAACACTGGCAGCAGTGTCCACTGCAAGAGGAAGATCACTGTCTACCGCAACGGCCAGCTGGTGATTGAGAATCTCGGTGACGTTTTGCACTCTGAGATCCTGCAGTGTCAGGATGGGGATCTGGAGCCATGCAGCACTGTGGAGGTGGAGCTTGCAGACTACAAAGAAATAGCCTCCTCTCCAGACCCCAATCCTGTTCCTCCTCCGGTTCCTCCACCTCCAGGGACACAGAAGCCTGCTCCACCTCCTCGCCGCCGCCGTCGCAAGCCCAAGCGCACAGTGTTTATAGACTCAAATAGGGTGATCTCAAGCTGCAAAGGGACGCAATCAGATGTAGCACTGTTCTTTGTGCATGGCGTGGGAGGCTCTCTGGACATTTGGGGCAGCCAGCTGGACTTCTTCTCTCGGCTGGGCTATGAGGTCATTGCGCCTGATCTGGCGGGGCACGGAGCCAGCACAGCCCCACAGATTGCAGCAGCTTATACTTTTTATGCCCTGGCTGAGGATCTACGTGCCATCTTTAAGAGATACGCTCGGAAACGCAACATTCTCATTGGCCACTCATATGG GGTGTCATTCTGCACCTTCCTGGCCCATGAATATCCCGATTTAGTCCATAAAGTGGTGATGATCAATGGAGGAGGTCCCACAGCTCTGGAGCCCAGCCTCTGCTCCATATTCCAGTTGCCATCTTGCGTCCTTCACTGTCTGTCACCGTGTCTGGCCTGGAGCTTCCTCAA AGCGGGATTTGCACGTCAGGgcacaaaagaaaagcaacTACTGAAGCAGGGCAATGCCTTCAACGTGTCGCCATTCGTCCTGCGAGCCATGATGAGCGGCCAGTACTGGCCAGAGGGGGATGAGGTCTACCATGCTGAACTCACTGTTCCCATCCTTCTGGTTCATGGCATGTGTGACAAGTTTGTGCCCATGGATGAGGATCAGCGCATGGCAGAG ATCCTCCTGTTTGCATTCTTAAAAGTCATTGAGGAAGGCAGTCACATGGTCATGATGGAGTGTCCTGACACTGTCAACACTCTCCTCCATGAGTTTTTCCTATGGGAGCCCGACATGTCCAAGAAAGACAGCAGCAAGACAGACGCAGAGAAGACAGTTGCTGCCAGTGACACTCTCCACACGCTGAAAATCAACAAGTCGATGGATAAATAA